The genomic DNA GGTCTCAACGACACCCCTGCCCTCGCTGCAGCAGACGCATCCCTCGCGCCAGCCATGGCAGCGGATATTTCCAGACGCGCGGCGGACCTGGTCTTTCAAGGAGCGTCATTGGGGGTCTTACCGACGATGCTCTCGATCGCCGCCAGGACACAACGGATCGTTGGGCAAAATATAGCGTTCGCGATCGCCTATAACCTCATTTTGATACCCGTGGCTGTGGCGGGCCTCGTCACACCATGGATCGCGGCGATAGCCATGGCGCTCAGCTCGCTGATTGTAACGGGCAATGCGTTGCGTCTTGACGGTCTCAACCCCTTCCAGGCGATTGCAACGCGTGCAAATCCACAGGCAGCTATCAACCTTTCAAGGCCGATCCCGGCGGGGCAGCGGTAATGGACGTCCTCCTGTTCCTCATCCCGTTCGCACTCCTTTTGTCCGCCGTCGGGCTGATTGGCTTTTTTTGGGCGTTAAAAAACGGCCAGTTTGATGATCT from Pseudomonadota bacterium includes the following:
- the ccoS gene encoding cbb3-type cytochrome oxidase assembly protein CcoS, encoding MDVLLFLIPFALLLSAVGLIGFFWALKNGQFDDLQGAAERILYTDDHPEHAEPNLDREREP